The window GACGCATAGACCTGATTCTCTCCCTTGTGGGTACGCGAAAGCTAGTGCTGGTGATTGATGAAACAGGAGATCGCAAGAAAGGACATGTCACGGACTATGTCAAACGGCAGTACATCGGCAACTTGGGCAAAGTAGAGAACGGGATTGTTTCAGTAGATGCCTACGGGGTGATTGACAACATCGCTTTTCCCTTAGCCTTTGAAGTCTATAAGCCAAAAGCACGATTAAGCGCAGAAGACACTCATCGTACCAAGCCCGAGATCGCAGCAGCCATGGTTCAAGACCTCTGTGAGATAGGCTTCAAATTTGAACTGGTTCTGGCCGATAGTGCCTATGGCGAAAGCGGCAGCAGTTTTGTCAAGACACTCCATCGAATGGCTCTACCCTACGTGCTGGCTATCCGTTCTAACCATGCCGTTCTATTGCCTAAAGAGCAACAAGTGCGAGCCAATCGCTGGCGTGAGTATGAGCGGACGTTTAGTGATGGTAGCCACGAAACTCGCTTCATTCGAGAGATTGTCTATGGCAAACGACGTGCCCAGCGCTACTGGCAACTGACCACTGACAAAGAAACCCTACCGTCGGCCTCAACTTG is drawn from Leptolyngbya sp. CCY15150 and contains these coding sequences:
- a CDS encoding IS701 family transposase — protein: MIAPRIAKATVGFVDEYCERYRDLFVEVRSFEAFKHLHVGMISEAKRKSLPAIAKVTGLPNAQSLQQFLVNSPWCVKDLRQRRIDLILSLVGTRKLVLVIDETGDRKKGHVTDYVKRQYIGNLGKVENGIVSVDAYGVIDNIAFPLAFEVYKPKARLSAEDTHRTKPEIAAAMVQDLCEIGFKFELVLADSAYGESGSSFVKTLHRMALPYVLAIRSNHAVLLPKEQQVRANRWREYERTFSDGSHETRFIREIVYGKRRAQRYWQLTTDKETLPSAST